A stretch of Macadamia integrifolia cultivar HAES 741 chromosome 7, SCU_Mint_v3, whole genome shotgun sequence DNA encodes these proteins:
- the LOC122083472 gene encoding WD repeat-containing protein 87-like isoform X2 — protein MEINTEKEKKRKQSLDEKVFNSVILALEAPVNANVESASQTLENNTARSSSQKKKRKKKKHKTAENNSLAQKLPEVGNMGEQGLKELEDMEIKIETDKMSKQPLDENLVASDTVDLVLNAPDNGNTESALPTLGNNTEGSSIQKKKRKKKKHKTEEYNSLAQKLPEVGNMGEQGLNELEDMEIKIETDKMSKQSLDENLVASNTVDLVLNAPDNGNTESALPTLENNTEGSSSQEKKRKKKKHKTAEDNSLAQKQPEVGNMGEQGLKELEDKEIKIETDKTSKQSFDESLVVSDTVDLVLNASDNGNTEMAVQLQTIENNIDGSSTQKKRRKKKKHKVAENYSPVQKLPEVGNMGEQGLKELEGMEVKIETDKTSKQSSDEKLVVSDTVDLVLNAPDDGNTETAVQLQTTENNIDGGPTQKKRRKKKKHKVAENDSPVQNLPEVGNMVEKGLKELKGMEIKTEKEKNRKQSAVESFLVSNSDDLSLKTPVNGNTETCLQTADNNIEEASSQKKRKKKKHKNVENNSPVKKLVEVGNLGEPDRKELDDMEIDIVKEKKRKKYVDENLEVSDTDYLSLKSPVDQSLETALQTAENHTGGSSGRNKKRKKKECKAVENNNPVPNLVEDGNLGEQDVRELEDVEININKDKKRRHILNENMDISNADDLSLKSLVNGNMKTALRIAEKSTGGSSSLKKKRKEKKCKALENNSPAKQLLGGINLCEQDGKELENVMDKEWKIKGYSDENKEELEELMDKEWKIKGYLVENKVNSKVEDLTMKSPIRKLEMVMQITENNAEGGSRKKNKRTTKKKCKVAENNEPVQDILESGIVCNQDQKNIKHLEKLNHEESMGDSLILELVKSVDIDLKKNDKVTEITSINNSRQQRRKGKKKRLCSSASSTQPAYVMQTAQNSTVGEVSVSLDNIVSSRRELGDDRKNREDELNEAQKSVREHGRSEERKLEELPNMLCGCSDRKLEINKLSGVKETEDELNKIQKTVLDPELSGKQSVKEFLTCCDKEEKSSLETENKLDSAAHILLNLRHGNCYSSESFKEGLNTQSQSVENISIGESSANCACKSPTPGKGVKRKKKVYRALLDSPCDAFPKLLEQKNEIKNESVQLDEVTEGCHVLSEGNLEVSIAELKREEIISSGNGSVMNADISVGAISKEDNLLEKLPPLPERSPFSTRKKLLILDLNGLLADIVSDAPKGFKADKKIAKKSLFKRSHCDEFLKFCFERFDVGVWSSRYKKNVDSVVDFLMKDMKHKLLFCWAREVIFEFIWKDYLWLKMCRNMLRNIHMVKVLSHARIRHGVSTVRYLVPRYLK, from the exons ATGGAAATCAAcacagaaaaggagaagaagagaaaacaatCATTGGATGAGAAGGTCTTCAACAGTGTTATTCTTGCTCTGGAGGCACCGGTTAATGCTAATGTAGAGTCTGCTTCGCAAACATTAGAGAACAACACCGCAAGGAGTTCAAgccagaaaaagaagaggaagaaaaagaagcataaAACTGCGGAAAATAATAGTCTTGCACAAAAGCTGCCAGAGGTTGGTAACATGGGTGAGCAAGGTCTCAAAGAATTGGAGGATAtggaaatcaaaatagaaacagaTAAGATGAGCAAACAACCATTGGATGAGAATTTGGTGGCCTCCGACACTGTTGATCTTGTTCTGAATGCACCTGACAATGGAAACACAGAATCAGCTTTGCCAACATTAGGGAACAACACTGAAGGGAGTTCAatccagaaaaagaaaaggaagaaaaagaagcataaAACTGAGGAATATAATAGTCTTGCACAAAAGCTGCCAGAGGTTGGTAACATGGGTGAGCAAGGTCTCAACGAATTGGAGGATAtggaaatcaaaatagaaacagaTAAGATGAGCAAACAATCATTGGATGAGAATTTGGTGGCTTCCAACACTGTTGATCTGGTTCTGAATGCACCTGACAATGGAAACACAGAATCTGCTTTGCCAACATTAGAGAACAACACTGAAGGGAGTTCAAgccaggaaaagaaaaggaagaaaaagaagcataaAACTGCAGAAGATAATAGTCTTGCGCAAAAGCAGCCAGAGGTTGGTAACATGGGTGAGCAAGGTCTCAAAGAATTGGAGgataaggaaataaaaatagaaacagataAGACGAGCAAACAATCATTTGATGAGAGTTTGGTGGTCTCCGACACTGTTGATCTTGTTCTGAATGCATCTGACAATGGAAACACAGAAATGGCTGTGCAGTTGcaaacaatagagaacaacatTGATGGGAGTTCAACTCagaaaaagaggaggaagaaaaagaagcataaAGTTGCGGAAAATTATAGTCCTGTACAAAAGCTGCcagaggttggtaatatgggtGAGCAAGGTCTCAAAGAATTGGAGGGTATGgaagtaaaaatagaaacagataAGACCAGCAAACAATCATCGGATGAGAAATTGGTGGTCTCCGACACTGTTGATCTTGTTCTGAATGCACCTGATGATGGAAACACAGAAACGGCTGTGCAGTTGCAAACAACAGAGAACAACATTGATGGGGGTCCAACTCagaaaaagaggaggaagaaaaagaaacataaagTTGCGGAAAATGATAGTCCTGTACAAAATCTGCCAGAGGTGGGTAACATGGTTGAGAAGGGTCTAAAAGAATTGAAGGGTATggaaatcaaaacagaaaaggagaagaacagAAAACAATCGGCGGTTGAGAGTTTTCTGGTCTCCAACAGTGATGATCTTTCTCTGAAGACACCGGTCAATGGAAACACAGAAACGTGTTTGCAAACAGCAGATAACAACATTGAAGAGGCTTCAAGtcagaaaaagaggaagaaaaagaagcataaGAATGTGGAAAATAATAGTCCTGTAAAAAAgctggtggaggttggtaaccTGGGTGAGCCAGATCGAAAAGAACTGGATGATATGGAAATTGACATagtaaaagagaagaagagaaaaaaatatgtggATGAGAATTTGGAGGTGTCTGACACTGATTATCTTTCTCTGAAGTCTCCGGTCGATCAAAGCCTGGAAACAGCTTTGCAAACAGCAGAGAACCACACTGGAGGGAGTTCAGGTAGgaacaagaagaggaagaaaaaggagtgCAAAGCTGTGGAAAATAATAATCCTGTACCAAATCTGGTTGAGGATGGTAACCTGGGTGAGCAAGATGTAAGAGAATTGGAGGATGTAGAAATAAACATAAACAAGGATAAGAAGAGAAGACATATCTTGAATGAGAATATGGATATCTCAAATGCAGATGATCTTTCTCTGAAATCACTGGTCAATGGAAACATGAAGACGGCTTTGCGAATAGCAGAGAAGAGCACTGGAGGGAGTTCAAGtttgaaaaagaagaggaaggaaaagaagtgTAAAGCTCTGGAAAATAATAGTCCTGCAAAACAGCTGTTAGGGGGCATTAACTTATGTGAGCAAGATGGAAAAGAATTAGAGAATGTCATGGACAAGGAGTGGAAGATTAAAGGATACTCGGATGAGAATAAGGAAGAATTAGAGGAACTCATGGACAAAGAGTGGAAGATTAAAGGATACTTGGTTGAGAATAAGGTGAATTCCAAGGTAGAAGATCTTACTATGAAGTCACCAATTAGGAAATTAGAAATGGTTATGCAAATAACAGAAAACAATGCTGAAGGGGGTTCAAGGAAGAAAAACAAGAGGACAACAAAAAAGAAGTGCAAAGTTGCAGAAAATAATGAACCTGTACAAGATATTCTAGAGAGTGGCATTGTCTGTAACCAAgatcaaaaaaatataaagcatCTTGAAAAACTGAATCATGAAGAGTCCATGGGTGATTCTTTGATCTTAGAGCTGGTAAAGAGTGTAGATATTGatctgaagaagaatgacaaGGTCACTGAGATTACTTCAATAAATAATAGCAGGCAAcagaggagaaaaggaaagaagaaaagattgtGCTCCTCAGCTAGTTCTACACAGCCAGCATATGTGATGCAAACTGCACAAAACAGTACAGTGGGAGAGGTCTCTGTTAGTTTAGATAATATAGTTTCATCGAGAAGAGAGTTGGGAGACGACAGAAAGAATAGGGAGGATGAGTTGAATGAGGCCCAGAAATCAGTTAGGGAGCATGGTCGTTCTGAGGAAAGAAAATTGGAAGAGTTGCCAAATATGTTATGTGGCTGTTCTGATAGAAAGTTAGAAATTAATAAGTTATCTGGTGTAAAGGAAACTGAAGATGAGCtaaataaaattcagaaaacAGTACTAGATCCTGAACTTTCTGGGAAACAAAGTGTGAAAGAATTTTTGACTTGCTGTGACAAAGAGGAAAAATCTTCTTTGGAAACTGAAAATAAGCTAGATTCTGCTGCTCACATTTTGCTCAATCTAAGGCATGGAAATTGTTACTCATCAGAGTCATTTAAAGAAGGCCTGAACACCCAATCACAATCTGTGGAGAACATCTCCATTGGCGAGTCTTCTGCTAATTGTGCATGCAAGAGTCCTACGCCAGGAAAGGGagttaaaaggaagaaaaaagtgTACCGTGCTCTTCTTGACTCCCCTTGTGACGCTTTCCCGAAGCTGCTAGAACAGAAAAATGAGATAAAAAATGAGTCGGTCCAGTTAGATGAAGTAACTGAAGGATGCCATGTTCTCAGTGAAGGAAATCTGGAAGTGTCCATAGCAGAATTGAAGAGGGAAGAAATAATATCTTCTGGTAATGGTTCTGTAATGAATGCTGATATTTCAGTTGGTGCCATCAGTAAGGAAGACAACCTTTTGGAGAAGTTACCTCCTTTACCAGAAAGATCACCTTTTAGTACCAGGAAAAAGCTTCTTATTCTTGATCTTAATGGCCTACTTGCTGATATAGTCTCTGATGCCCCTAAAGGGTTCAAAGCAGACAAGAAAATTGCTAAAAAGTCAC TTTTCAAGAGGTCACATTGTGATGAGTTCCTGAAGTTCTGCTTTGAGAGGTTCGACGTGGGTGTCTGGTCATCAAGATATAA GAAAAATGTGGACAGTGTAGttgattttcttatgaaagatATGAAACACAAGTTGCTGTTTTGTTGG
- the LOC122083472 gene encoding WD repeat-containing protein 87-like isoform X1 has product MEINTEKEKKRKQSLDEKVFNSVILALEAPVNANVESASQTLENNTARSSSQKKKRKKKKHKTAENNSLAQKLPEVGNMGEQGLKELEDMEIKIETDKMSKQPLDENLVASDTVDLVLNAPDNGNTESALPTLGNNTEGSSIQKKKRKKKKHKTEEYNSLAQKLPEVGNMGEQGLNELEDMEIKIETDKMSKQSLDENLVASNTVDLVLNAPDNGNTESALPTLENNTEGSSSQEKKRKKKKHKTAEDNSLAQKQPEVGNMGEQGLKELEDKEIKIETDKTSKQSFDESLVVSDTVDLVLNASDNGNTEMAVQLQTIENNIDGSSTQKKRRKKKKHKVAENYSPVQKLPEVGNMGEQGLKELEGMEVKIETDKTSKQSSDEKLVVSDTVDLVLNAPDDGNTETAVQLQTTENNIDGGPTQKKRRKKKKHKVAENDSPVQNLPEVGNMVEKGLKELKGMEIKTEKEKNRKQSAVESFLVSNSDDLSLKTPVNGNTETCLQTADNNIEEASSQKKRKKKKHKNVENNSPVKKLVEVGNLGEPDRKELDDMEIDIVKEKKRKKYVDENLEVSDTDYLSLKSPVDQSLETALQTAENHTGGSSGRNKKRKKKECKAVENNNPVPNLVEDGNLGEQDVRELEDVEININKDKKRRHILNENMDISNADDLSLKSLVNGNMKTALRIAEKSTGGSSSLKKKRKEKKCKALENNSPAKQLLGGINLCEQDGKELENVMDKEWKIKGYSDENKEELEELMDKEWKIKGYLVENKVNSKVEDLTMKSPIRKLEMVMQITENNAEGGSRKKNKRTTKKKCKVAENNEPVQDILESGIVCNQDQKNIKHLEKLNHEESMGDSLILELVKSVDIDLKKNDKVTEITSINNSRQQRRKGKKKRLCSSASSTQPAYVMQTAQNSTVGEVSVSLDNIVSSRRELGDDRKNREDELNEAQKSVREHGRSEERKLEELPNMLCGCSDRKLEINKLSGVKETEDELNKIQKTVLDPELSGKQSVKEFLTCCDKEEKSSLETENKLDSAAHILLNLRHGNCYSSESFKEGLNTQSQSVENISIGESSANCACKSPTPGKGVKRKKKVYRALLDSPCDAFPKLLEQKNEIKNESVQLDEVTEGCHVLSEGNLEVSIAELKREEIISSGNGSVMNADISVGAISKEDNLLEKLPPLPERSPFSTRKKLLILDLNGLLADIVSDAPKGFKADKKIAKKSLFKRSHCDEFLKFCFERFDVGVWSSRYKKNVDSVVDFLMKDMKHKLLFCWDQSHCTDTGFRTIENKNKPLVLKELKKLWDKHDPNLPWEKGEYKESNTLLVDDSPYKALCNPPNTAIFPYSYRFQDTEDNSLGTGGDLRVYLEGLSMAEDVQKYVKEHPYGQGAITCKNPSWSFYSKILGAKISEVKP; this is encoded by the exons ATGGAAATCAAcacagaaaaggagaagaagagaaaacaatCATTGGATGAGAAGGTCTTCAACAGTGTTATTCTTGCTCTGGAGGCACCGGTTAATGCTAATGTAGAGTCTGCTTCGCAAACATTAGAGAACAACACCGCAAGGAGTTCAAgccagaaaaagaagaggaagaaaaagaagcataaAACTGCGGAAAATAATAGTCTTGCACAAAAGCTGCCAGAGGTTGGTAACATGGGTGAGCAAGGTCTCAAAGAATTGGAGGATAtggaaatcaaaatagaaacagaTAAGATGAGCAAACAACCATTGGATGAGAATTTGGTGGCCTCCGACACTGTTGATCTTGTTCTGAATGCACCTGACAATGGAAACACAGAATCAGCTTTGCCAACATTAGGGAACAACACTGAAGGGAGTTCAatccagaaaaagaaaaggaagaaaaagaagcataaAACTGAGGAATATAATAGTCTTGCACAAAAGCTGCCAGAGGTTGGTAACATGGGTGAGCAAGGTCTCAACGAATTGGAGGATAtggaaatcaaaatagaaacagaTAAGATGAGCAAACAATCATTGGATGAGAATTTGGTGGCTTCCAACACTGTTGATCTGGTTCTGAATGCACCTGACAATGGAAACACAGAATCTGCTTTGCCAACATTAGAGAACAACACTGAAGGGAGTTCAAgccaggaaaagaaaaggaagaaaaagaagcataaAACTGCAGAAGATAATAGTCTTGCGCAAAAGCAGCCAGAGGTTGGTAACATGGGTGAGCAAGGTCTCAAAGAATTGGAGgataaggaaataaaaatagaaacagataAGACGAGCAAACAATCATTTGATGAGAGTTTGGTGGTCTCCGACACTGTTGATCTTGTTCTGAATGCATCTGACAATGGAAACACAGAAATGGCTGTGCAGTTGcaaacaatagagaacaacatTGATGGGAGTTCAACTCagaaaaagaggaggaagaaaaagaagcataaAGTTGCGGAAAATTATAGTCCTGTACAAAAGCTGCcagaggttggtaatatgggtGAGCAAGGTCTCAAAGAATTGGAGGGTATGgaagtaaaaatagaaacagataAGACCAGCAAACAATCATCGGATGAGAAATTGGTGGTCTCCGACACTGTTGATCTTGTTCTGAATGCACCTGATGATGGAAACACAGAAACGGCTGTGCAGTTGCAAACAACAGAGAACAACATTGATGGGGGTCCAACTCagaaaaagaggaggaagaaaaagaaacataaagTTGCGGAAAATGATAGTCCTGTACAAAATCTGCCAGAGGTGGGTAACATGGTTGAGAAGGGTCTAAAAGAATTGAAGGGTATggaaatcaaaacagaaaaggagaagaacagAAAACAATCGGCGGTTGAGAGTTTTCTGGTCTCCAACAGTGATGATCTTTCTCTGAAGACACCGGTCAATGGAAACACAGAAACGTGTTTGCAAACAGCAGATAACAACATTGAAGAGGCTTCAAGtcagaaaaagaggaagaaaaagaagcataaGAATGTGGAAAATAATAGTCCTGTAAAAAAgctggtggaggttggtaaccTGGGTGAGCCAGATCGAAAAGAACTGGATGATATGGAAATTGACATagtaaaagagaagaagagaaaaaaatatgtggATGAGAATTTGGAGGTGTCTGACACTGATTATCTTTCTCTGAAGTCTCCGGTCGATCAAAGCCTGGAAACAGCTTTGCAAACAGCAGAGAACCACACTGGAGGGAGTTCAGGTAGgaacaagaagaggaagaaaaaggagtgCAAAGCTGTGGAAAATAATAATCCTGTACCAAATCTGGTTGAGGATGGTAACCTGGGTGAGCAAGATGTAAGAGAATTGGAGGATGTAGAAATAAACATAAACAAGGATAAGAAGAGAAGACATATCTTGAATGAGAATATGGATATCTCAAATGCAGATGATCTTTCTCTGAAATCACTGGTCAATGGAAACATGAAGACGGCTTTGCGAATAGCAGAGAAGAGCACTGGAGGGAGTTCAAGtttgaaaaagaagaggaaggaaaagaagtgTAAAGCTCTGGAAAATAATAGTCCTGCAAAACAGCTGTTAGGGGGCATTAACTTATGTGAGCAAGATGGAAAAGAATTAGAGAATGTCATGGACAAGGAGTGGAAGATTAAAGGATACTCGGATGAGAATAAGGAAGAATTAGAGGAACTCATGGACAAAGAGTGGAAGATTAAAGGATACTTGGTTGAGAATAAGGTGAATTCCAAGGTAGAAGATCTTACTATGAAGTCACCAATTAGGAAATTAGAAATGGTTATGCAAATAACAGAAAACAATGCTGAAGGGGGTTCAAGGAAGAAAAACAAGAGGACAACAAAAAAGAAGTGCAAAGTTGCAGAAAATAATGAACCTGTACAAGATATTCTAGAGAGTGGCATTGTCTGTAACCAAgatcaaaaaaatataaagcatCTTGAAAAACTGAATCATGAAGAGTCCATGGGTGATTCTTTGATCTTAGAGCTGGTAAAGAGTGTAGATATTGatctgaagaagaatgacaaGGTCACTGAGATTACTTCAATAAATAATAGCAGGCAAcagaggagaaaaggaaagaagaaaagattgtGCTCCTCAGCTAGTTCTACACAGCCAGCATATGTGATGCAAACTGCACAAAACAGTACAGTGGGAGAGGTCTCTGTTAGTTTAGATAATATAGTTTCATCGAGAAGAGAGTTGGGAGACGACAGAAAGAATAGGGAGGATGAGTTGAATGAGGCCCAGAAATCAGTTAGGGAGCATGGTCGTTCTGAGGAAAGAAAATTGGAAGAGTTGCCAAATATGTTATGTGGCTGTTCTGATAGAAAGTTAGAAATTAATAAGTTATCTGGTGTAAAGGAAACTGAAGATGAGCtaaataaaattcagaaaacAGTACTAGATCCTGAACTTTCTGGGAAACAAAGTGTGAAAGAATTTTTGACTTGCTGTGACAAAGAGGAAAAATCTTCTTTGGAAACTGAAAATAAGCTAGATTCTGCTGCTCACATTTTGCTCAATCTAAGGCATGGAAATTGTTACTCATCAGAGTCATTTAAAGAAGGCCTGAACACCCAATCACAATCTGTGGAGAACATCTCCATTGGCGAGTCTTCTGCTAATTGTGCATGCAAGAGTCCTACGCCAGGAAAGGGagttaaaaggaagaaaaaagtgTACCGTGCTCTTCTTGACTCCCCTTGTGACGCTTTCCCGAAGCTGCTAGAACAGAAAAATGAGATAAAAAATGAGTCGGTCCAGTTAGATGAAGTAACTGAAGGATGCCATGTTCTCAGTGAAGGAAATCTGGAAGTGTCCATAGCAGAATTGAAGAGGGAAGAAATAATATCTTCTGGTAATGGTTCTGTAATGAATGCTGATATTTCAGTTGGTGCCATCAGTAAGGAAGACAACCTTTTGGAGAAGTTACCTCCTTTACCAGAAAGATCACCTTTTAGTACCAGGAAAAAGCTTCTTATTCTTGATCTTAATGGCCTACTTGCTGATATAGTCTCTGATGCCCCTAAAGGGTTCAAAGCAGACAAGAAAATTGCTAAAAAGTCAC TTTTCAAGAGGTCACATTGTGATGAGTTCCTGAAGTTCTGCTTTGAGAGGTTCGACGTGGGTGTCTGGTCATCAAGATATAA GAAAAATGTGGACAGTGTAGttgattttcttatgaaagatATGAAACACAAGTTGCTGTTTTGTTGG